A portion of the endosymbiont of Galathealinum brachiosum genome contains these proteins:
- a CDS encoding histidine phosphatase family protein — protein sequence MQKLTTIDLLRHGETTKGNCFLGSTDASLSKQGWEHMQLAVKGQLYQRIISSPLIRCADFSQTLAKENGLDLEIEDDLREIDFGDWEGLTAEDLWRTDQEKLSMFWEDPESNTPPNAEGFSDFKSRVNSAFEHVANKHKNEHILLVVHGGVIRQIISEILSITFKKSQKINIDYAGLTRVTSYDGNLSLHFINQQVNKL from the coding sequence ATGCAGAAGTTAACAACTATTGATTTATTACGTCATGGAGAAACAACTAAAGGTAACTGTTTTCTGGGGTCTACGGATGCATCTCTTAGTAAACAGGGCTGGGAACATATGCAGTTAGCTGTTAAAGGGCAGTTATATCAACGGATTATTAGTTCTCCTTTAATACGCTGTGCAGATTTTTCACAAACACTAGCAAAAGAAAATGGTCTGGACCTGGAGATAGAAGATGATTTACGTGAAATAGATTTTGGTGACTGGGAAGGACTAACCGCGGAAGATTTATGGCGTACCGATCAGGAAAAACTGAGTATGTTCTGGGAAGACCCTGAGAGCAATACACCACCCAATGCAGAAGGATTTTCAGATTTTAAGAGTCGTGTAAATAGTGCGTTTGAACATGTAGCGAACAAACATAAAAATGAACATATTCTGCTGGTCGTACATGGCGGTGTGATAAGGCAGATTATTTCAGAAATATTGTCCATAACGTTTAAAAAGTCTCAAAAAATAAATATTGATTATGCAGGTTTAACCAGAGTTACCAGTTATGACGGAAATTTGAGCCTGCATTTTATTAATCAGCAAGTTAATAAACTTTAA